The Epilithonimonas zeae genome contains a region encoding:
- a CDS encoding low molecular weight protein-tyrosine-phosphatase, with the protein MKILMVCLGNICRSPLAEGILKSKLDDNYFVDSAGTINYHEGNGPDERSVKTALKNGIDISMQKSRPIKKSDLDDFDLIFCMDKNNYKDVLKMADDSQKHKIRLILDNELEVPDPYYGGIDGFDKVYKMLNDSCEIIAEKIKNNTI; encoded by the coding sequence ATGAAAATATTAATGGTCTGTCTTGGGAATATTTGCAGAAGTCCTTTGGCAGAAGGAATCTTAAAATCTAAACTCGATGATAATTATTTTGTTGATAGTGCAGGAACAATCAATTACCACGAAGGAAATGGACCTGACGAACGTTCTGTAAAAACCGCTTTAAAAAACGGAATAGATATCTCGATGCAGAAATCAAGGCCAATCAAAAAGTCAGATTTGGATGACTTTGATTTGATTTTCTGTATGGACAAAAATAATTACAAAGATGTTTTGAAAATGGCAGACGATTCTCAAAAACATAAAATCAGATTAATTCTTGATAACGAATTAGAAGTTCCTGATCCCTATTACGGCGGAATAGACGGTTTTGATAAAGTTTACAAAATGCTCAATGATTCTTGTGAAATAATTGCAGAAAAAATCAAGAACAACACCATATAA
- the dnaA gene encoding chromosomal replication initiator protein DnaA — MNENLELIWDRCIQFMRDNLNAAEDNTDLKKLENSFDLLFDKVQPISLVNNNLTLLVPSDFYKEYIEDNYLSLLSAALKKNIGKGVKLWYSVMENKPAGKEKPITMNVKGISTQAPKIQEARPVLKDNNVNAFAVPGIKKINIDSNLKADQSFDNFIEGESNKFASTVARSIAKRPGSTAFNPLFVYGGYGVGKTHLAQAIGLEVKASFPEKVVLYQSSEKFIQDFVKAAKSQNKTDFQHYYQMIDVLIIDDIQFLSGKAATQDSFFHIFDYLHQNGKQIILTSDKAPADILDTQERIISRFKWGLSAEIKSPNFDTRRKIIVDKLSRDGIELTDDMLDYLASEVKTNGVRELIGVVNAVIAYSTVYKSDFSLDLLKDTINKLATTQKKTINIPYIQEIVCDYFGIQREQLLSKTRKREIALPRQLAMYFAKEYTNATFTKIGEEMGGKDHSTVMYACDTIRDVSKIDKELKKYIKDLKDKIAQ, encoded by the coding sequence ATGAATGAAAATTTAGAGTTAATCTGGGATAGATGCATCCAGTTTATGCGGGATAATCTAAACGCAGCGGAGGATAATACAGACCTCAAAAAGTTAGAAAATTCTTTCGACTTATTGTTTGATAAAGTTCAACCAATTTCTTTGGTGAACAATAATCTGACGTTGCTTGTTCCTAGTGATTTTTACAAAGAATATATCGAGGACAATTACTTGTCTTTACTGTCTGCTGCGCTTAAGAAAAATATTGGTAAAGGTGTGAAGTTGTGGTATTCTGTAATGGAAAATAAGCCTGCCGGAAAAGAAAAACCAATTACGATGAATGTAAAAGGGATTTCTACCCAGGCTCCAAAAATCCAGGAGGCCAGACCGGTTCTTAAGGATAATAATGTCAATGCTTTTGCGGTTCCGGGAATCAAAAAAATCAATATTGATTCTAACTTGAAAGCGGATCAATCTTTTGATAATTTCATCGAAGGAGAAAGTAATAAGTTTGCTTCCACTGTTGCGAGATCGATTGCAAAAAGGCCAGGCTCAACTGCTTTTAACCCGTTATTTGTTTATGGTGGATATGGAGTTGGTAAAACTCATTTGGCGCAAGCGATTGGACTTGAAGTGAAAGCTTCTTTTCCTGAGAAAGTAGTTTTGTATCAGTCTTCTGAAAAATTCATTCAGGATTTTGTGAAAGCGGCGAAATCTCAGAATAAAACAGATTTCCAGCATTATTATCAGATGATTGATGTTTTGATTATTGATGATATTCAGTTCTTGTCAGGAAAAGCGGCAACTCAGGATAGTTTCTTCCATATTTTTGACTATTTGCATCAGAACGGGAAACAAATTATCTTAACTTCTGATAAAGCACCGGCAGATATTCTGGATACTCAGGAAAGGATTATTTCCCGTTTCAAATGGGGACTTTCTGCAGAAATCAAATCGCCAAACTTCGATACAAGAAGAAAAATCATCGTTGATAAATTAAGCCGTGACGGAATCGAATTAACGGACGATATGTTAGATTATTTAGCATCAGAAGTTAAAACCAACGGTGTAAGAGAACTGATTGGTGTTGTGAATGCAGTAATTGCTTATTCAACGGTTTATAAATCTGATTTCAGCCTTGATTTATTAAAAGATACAATTAACAAATTAGCGACAACTCAGAAGAAAACCATCAATATTCCTTACATTCAGGAGATTGTTTGTGATTATTTCGGAATTCAGAGAGAACAATTGTTGTCTAAAACTAGAAAAAGAGAAATCGCTTTACCGAGACAATTAGCAATGTATTTTGCAAAAGAATATACCAATGCAACGTTCACAAAAATCGGTGAAGAAATGGGCGGAAAAGACCATTCAACTGTGATGTATGCTTGCGACACGATTCGAGATGTTTCAAAAATTGATAAAGAATTGAAGAAATACATCAAGGATTTGAAAGATAAAATTGCACAATAA
- a CDS encoding acyl-CoA thioesterase — protein MIHTTNSIRVRYGETDPMKYVYYGNYAEYFEVARVELFRTLGMSYDEIEKRGIFLPVSEYKIKYLKPGLYDQLLEIHTYVKKIPGVKIEFDYEIYNEDKVKITEASTTLFFLDAETNKIVRCPDFLLDLIKENWKE, from the coding sequence ATGATACACACAACCAACTCAATAAGAGTACGTTACGGAGAAACTGACCCAATGAAATATGTCTATTATGGTAACTACGCAGAATATTTTGAAGTAGCGAGAGTTGAACTTTTCCGCACCCTTGGGATGTCTTATGACGAAATAGAAAAGAGAGGAATTTTTCTTCCCGTTTCCGAATATAAAATTAAGTATTTGAAACCAGGACTTTATGACCAACTTTTGGAAATTCATACTTATGTTAAAAAAATTCCGGGTGTTAAAATCGAATTCGATTATGAGATTTACAATGAAGATAAAGTCAAAATTACCGAAGCTTCTACTACTCTATTTTTTCTGGATGCAGAAACTAATAAAATCGTAAGATGTCCAGATTTCCTATTAGACTTGATTAAGGAAAATTGGAAGGAATAA
- a CDS encoding discoidin domain-containing protein has translation MKKLLAIVSLSIVSLFSAQQKTYCNPINIDYGYTPFEVFSKQGKHRATADPVIVNFQKKLFLFSTNQEGYWYSDNMLDWKFVYRKFLRDNKYTHDLNAPAVWAMKDTLYVFGSTWEQDFPIWKSTNPTKDDWKIAVDTLKVGAWDPAFHYDEDKDKLYLYWGSSNEWPLLGTEVKTKTLQSEGFVKPVIRLKPEDHGWERFGEYNDNVFLQPFVEGAWMTKYKDKYYLQYGAPATEFSGYSDGVYVSKNPLEGFEYQQHNPFSYKPGGFARGAGHGATFQDNYNNWWHVSTIFISTKNNFERRLGIWPTGFDKDDVMYTNTAYGDYPTLLPQFAQGKDFSKGLFPGWMLLNYNKPVQVSSTLGGYQPNLAVDEDIKTYWSAKTGNSGEWFQTDLGEVSTINAIQINYADQDVEFMGKTLGKMHQYKIYGSNDGKNWKVIVDKSKNQTDVPHDYVELETPAKARFLKMENLKMPTGKFALSGFRVFGKGAGTKPAKVQNFVPLRADPKKYGERRSIWFKWQQNSDADGYVIYWGKSPDKLYGSIMVYGKNEYFFTGADRTDSYYFQIEAFNANGISERTEVVKSE, from the coding sequence ATGAAAAAATTACTCGCAATAGTTTCATTATCTATTGTATCATTATTTTCAGCTCAGCAAAAAACCTATTGTAATCCTATTAACATCGATTATGGTTACACGCCGTTTGAAGTTTTCTCCAAGCAAGGAAAACATCGTGCAACTGCGGACCCGGTAATCGTTAATTTTCAGAAAAAACTTTTCTTGTTTTCTACCAATCAGGAAGGTTATTGGTACAGTGACAATATGCTGGACTGGAAATTTGTCTATCGAAAATTCCTAAGAGACAACAAATATACACACGACCTGAACGCACCTGCAGTTTGGGCAATGAAGGACACTTTATATGTTTTCGGTTCAACTTGGGAACAGGATTTTCCGATTTGGAAAAGCACCAACCCAACGAAAGACGATTGGAAAATCGCAGTCGATACTTTGAAAGTTGGCGCTTGGGACCCGGCATTTCATTATGATGAAGACAAAGATAAACTTTACCTCTATTGGGGTTCGAGCAACGAATGGCCTCTTCTCGGAACCGAAGTCAAAACAAAAACTCTTCAATCTGAAGGTTTTGTAAAACCCGTCATCAGACTTAAACCAGAAGACCACGGCTGGGAAAGATTCGGAGAATACAATGATAATGTTTTCCTTCAGCCATTTGTGGAAGGTGCCTGGATGACAAAATATAAAGACAAATATTATCTTCAATACGGCGCGCCGGCAACGGAATTCAGTGGATATTCTGATGGTGTTTATGTTTCGAAAAATCCATTGGAAGGCTTTGAATATCAGCAACACAATCCGTTTTCTTACAAACCTGGCGGATTTGCAAGAGGAGCGGGACACGGTGCCACATTTCAGGATAACTACAATAATTGGTGGCACGTTTCCACGATTTTCATCTCGACCAAAAATAATTTCGAAAGACGATTGGGAATCTGGCCAACCGGTTTTGACAAAGACGATGTAATGTACACCAACACGGCTTACGGCGATTATCCGACGCTTTTGCCACAATTTGCTCAGGGCAAAGATTTTTCGAAAGGTTTATTTCCTGGTTGGATGTTGCTGAACTATAACAAACCCGTTCAGGTTTCCTCGACTTTAGGCGGATATCAACCCAATCTTGCAGTAGATGAAGACATCAAGACTTATTGGTCTGCAAAAACTGGAAATTCAGGAGAATGGTTTCAGACAGATTTGGGAGAAGTTTCTACAATCAATGCAATCCAAATTAATTATGCCGACCAAGATGTTGAGTTTATGGGAAAAACGCTTGGCAAAATGCATCAATACAAAATTTATGGCTCTAATGACGGCAAAAACTGGAAAGTAATTGTTGACAAATCAAAAAACCAAACCGATGTTCCGCACGATTATGTAGAATTGGAAACGCCAGCAAAAGCAAGATTCCTCAAAATGGAAAATCTGAAAATGCCGACAGGAAAATTTGCTTTGAGTGGATTCCGAGTTTTTGGAAAAGGTGCCGGAACAAAACCCGCAAAAGTTCAAAACTTCGTTCCATTGCGGGCTGACCCGAAAAAATATGGCGAGAGAAGAAGCATTTGGTTCAAGTGGCAACAAAACTCAGACGCTGACGGTTATGTCATTTATTGGGGAAAATCGCCTGACAAATTATATGGAAGTATTATGGTTTATGGTAAAAACGAATATTTTTTCACCGGAGCTGACAGAACAGACTCCTATTATTTCCAAATTGAAGCATTCAACGCCAATGGAATCTCGGAAAGAACCGAGGTTGTAAAATCGGAATAA
- a CDS encoding AAA family ATPase, whose product MKYDLLLNENTNNKIIDRYYLFEDEKVIRFLPNIRTVNIFVGANNSGKSWMMRHLMQIKDYKRIPLKKIDDLIINFNKSITNDIITRQQKNILLSDGALPLINIKKFENLNFNDITKTTRVNNDAFRVLDNIPEHKWAYFDKPIKKNLITILDKINLQIFALMTDIVEQENTQKIYIPTLRTAHSLYNSEGHKIEDDIFYNTLQKNYPTENVKTFTGLHLYKSILNARNARKEIRKRFEDFETFVQNNFFSGKKIDIVAEFDKDKSLNGDNSGEIITIHIDGENDTRKLYELGDGIQAIIILMYQIFMAENDSTIFIDEPELNLHPGMQRLFFEQISLNNDITKKNLTYFISTHSNHLLDLTLESDNVSIYSFNPVLEKGNKKIIVRNVNSGNNELLKDLGVNNTSVFLANSSIWVEGISDRNYIKSFLRAYCDDDNKRNYPKEDIDFAFFEYAGGNIEHYIFGDELDEIDDDEKFLKEINTLALSNKIFLFADSDMAKEGTKKFERLKLLEEKFSADNNLEGLIIRNIRESENLLSIEVWRKILIEFCNKKEVTEETQNEIDNYFSTISELNQTEYVGKFLKKIKDSGIPLNEVAKKIPRGAGEEWQTFKDKASLSRIILEKTLNKELTWDDFKTVPEVVELTEKIYQFILKRGKNMQIHNID is encoded by the coding sequence ATGAAATATGACTTACTATTAAATGAAAACACAAATAATAAAATTATTGATAGATACTATTTATTTGAGGATGAAAAAGTAATCCGGTTTTTACCAAATATCCGTACTGTAAACATTTTTGTAGGAGCTAATAACAGCGGAAAAAGTTGGATGATGAGACATTTGATGCAAATAAAAGATTACAAAAGGATTCCTTTAAAAAAAATTGATGATTTAATTATAAATTTCAACAAGAGTATTACCAATGACATTATAACACGCCAACAAAAAAACATATTGCTTAGCGATGGTGCCTTGCCCCTTATAAATATAAAAAAGTTTGAAAATTTAAATTTTAACGATATTACAAAAACGACAAGGGTAAATAATGACGCATTTAGAGTTCTTGACAATATTCCTGAACATAAATGGGCATATTTCGATAAGCCTATCAAAAAAAATCTGATAACTATTTTAGATAAAATAAATCTCCAAATTTTTGCTTTAATGACAGATATTGTCGAGCAGGAAAATACACAAAAAATTTACATCCCTACTCTGAGAACAGCCCATTCTCTATATAATTCTGAAGGACATAAAATAGAAGATGACATTTTCTACAATACTTTACAAAAAAATTACCCAACTGAAAATGTAAAAACATTTACTGGGCTACATCTATACAAATCCATTCTTAATGCTAGAAATGCAAGAAAAGAAATCAGAAAAAGGTTTGAAGATTTTGAAACGTTTGTACAAAATAATTTTTTCAGCGGAAAAAAGATTGATATTGTTGCCGAATTTGACAAGGACAAAAGCTTAAATGGAGATAATTCTGGAGAAATAATTACAATTCATATTGATGGCGAAAATGACACAAGAAAATTATATGAACTTGGAGACGGAATACAAGCTATTATTATTTTGATGTATCAAATATTTATGGCTGAAAATGATTCTACAATTTTTATTGATGAACCAGAACTTAATCTTCACCCAGGTATGCAAAGATTATTCTTTGAACAGATTTCATTAAATAATGATATCACTAAAAAAAATCTCACATATTTTATTTCCACGCATTCAAATCATTTATTGGACTTAACATTAGAAAGCGACAATGTCTCAATTTATTCTTTCAATCCAGTTTTAGAAAAGGGAAATAAAAAAATCATTGTCAGAAATGTAAACTCTGGAAATAATGAATTATTAAAAGATTTAGGAGTTAACAACACTTCAGTGTTTCTTGCTAACTCAAGTATTTGGGTCGAAGGAATTTCTGACCGCAATTACATTAAATCATTTCTGAGAGCCTATTGCGATGATGATAACAAAAGAAACTATCCTAAAGAAGATATTGATTTCGCCTTTTTCGAATATGCGGGCGGAAATATAGAACATTACATTTTCGGAGACGAATTGGATGAAATTGACGATGATGAGAAATTCCTTAAAGAGATAAACACTTTAGCGTTATCCAATAAGATTTTTCTATTCGCCGATTCTGATATGGCAAAAGAAGGAACTAAAAAATTTGAGAGATTGAAATTACTCGAAGAAAAATTCTCTGCCGATAATAATTTAGAAGGTTTAATAATTAGAAATATACGAGAATCTGAAAATCTTTTATCAATAGAAGTTTGGAGAAAAATTTTGATTGAATTTTGTAATAAAAAAGAAGTAACAGAAGAAACTCAAAATGAGATTGATAATTACTTTTCGACTATATCAGAACTAAACCAGACAGAATATGTTGGTAAATTTTTAAAAAAAATAAAAGATTCAGGAATCCCCTTAAATGAAGTTGCAAAAAAAATACCTCGAGGCGCTGGAGAAGAATGGCAAACGTTCAAAGACAAGGCTTCTCTTAGTAGAATCATTCTTGAAAAAACATTAAATAAAGAATTAACTTGGGATGATTTTAAAACGGTTCCGGAAGTTGTTGAGTTAACTGAAAAAATATATCAATTCATTTTAAAACGTGGAAAGAATATGCAAATCCATAATATAGATTAA